The nucleotide window AATCGATTGGTGAAGGGGTTTTTTCAATTACGGATAATTTATGCAGTGACCCTAAAATATCTGCTTCCCATGAAATATCGCCTAATTCGATTGATTCATTTAAAGCTAGTAGCTCAATTTTATTAAAAGTTGCATAAATATCCCTTACTTCGGCTTCAGAAACTTTTTTAACAAAAAATCCCCTATTTGCTTCCATATCCACTAAGCCAGAAGATGTAAGACGCGATAATGCCTCACGAATCGGAGTTGGACCTACATCTAGATAGGACTTTAACTCAGCGATGCGCAGCTTTTGGCCGGGTGCAAAGTGACCCTTGATAATTGCTTCCTTTAGACGATGGTAACAATAATTTGCCAAAGTTTGGTCAGTAGCTTGTGTTACAGCCATATTTCTTACCTGCATATTAAATGAAATACTTTTTATCGATAAAGTTGAAGTTTATCGATAAAAAGTATTTCATTCAATAAATTTAAGAATACTACTTATCCTCAGTATAAGAAATTTTCAGCCAAAAGTTTTGGATACATCTAATTGTTTTACTTTTTTAAGTAGCCCTCTGAAATAATAGATTGTAGGTAAATGCCCTTATGCATATACGGCAAAACACATCCCTTTTCTCAAAGGCGGAAAAATTGCGTAAAACCAATTTTATCGGCCTTCGTAAATCTTCCTCAAAAACAGACAAAACAATTTATAGCATCAGATTAAGATTCCTAGTTTCTACTATATCAACAGCCAACTGTATGTTTATGGCAAATGCGTGGTTTTGCATGCTGTAACTTTGCAAAAGAGCTACCACGCATGATGAATGATTGCAATCATGGCGTTCCTTTTATAATCTCAGAATCACCAAAGAAATAGATAACAATCCCACCATAGTTCGTTGTTGCAGGTTTGGTGAAAAGAAATGCACGAAGAAAATTAATAGTCTTAATAATCACAAGGAGGCGTGGAATAATCGACATGGGTGCTGGGTCGGGCAAACCATTTCATAACTTTACAAGCCATTGAATTGGTGGCTTTAGAATACTTGCTGTGA belongs to Chlamydiales bacterium STE3 and includes:
- a CDS encoding putative HTH-type transcriptional regulator BphR (Product derived from UniProtKB/Swiss-Prot:P37335;Gene name derived from UniProtKB/Swiss-Prot:P37335), with amino-acid sequence MQVRNMAVTQATDQTLANYCYHRLKEAIIKGHFAPGQKLRIAELKSYLDVGPTPIREALSRLTSSGLVDMEANRGFFVKKVSEAEVRDIYATFNKIELLALNESIELGDISWEADILGSLHKLSVIEKTPSPIDSASWLLLNYQFHYSLIAACDSPCLLKIREGIYQLFDRYCHLSLFTNENALLLNHKDHCEIAQAVIGRDKAKACELTTLHLENSLEQVIERLKPIL